One part of the Caproiciproducens sp. CPB-2 genome encodes these proteins:
- a CDS encoding amidohydrolase, which translates to MLMIHAKIYTMAGKVIEDGWVRTKGDKIDSLGSGSVRPGQDEQVLDVRGAGVYPGFVDAHTHVGMWEDGLTFEGDDGNEETDPVTPQLRAIDAVNPIDRCFSEGLAAGVTTVVTGPGSANPVGGQLAAIKTCGGRIDDMLVKAPVAIKMALGENPKSVYHGKNLAPSTRMATAALIREELFKAQRYQKDLERSETDEDFDAPEFDMKSEALLPALRGEIEVHFHAHRADDIFTAIRIAKEFHLNYVIVHGTEGHLIADALAKDGVRVLAGPFLCDRSKPELKNLTPQNPGILANAGILTAIISDHPVVPLQYLPTCAALAVREGMRYEDALKAITINPAKICGIDGRVGSIEPGKDADMVVFDGNPLEMTSKPKYVIANGKIIQ; encoded by the coding sequence ATGCTGATGATTCATGCAAAAATTTATACGATGGCGGGCAAAGTAATAGAGGACGGCTGGGTCCGTACAAAAGGCGATAAAATCGATTCTTTGGGCTCCGGTTCCGTACGGCCCGGACAGGATGAGCAGGTCCTCGACGTTCGGGGAGCCGGGGTTTATCCGGGCTTTGTGGACGCGCACACGCATGTCGGCATGTGGGAGGACGGCCTTACTTTTGAGGGGGACGACGGAAACGAGGAAACAGATCCCGTTACGCCGCAGCTGCGCGCCATTGACGCGGTGAATCCCATCGACCGCTGCTTCAGCGAAGGCCTTGCCGCCGGCGTTACGACGGTTGTGACCGGCCCCGGCAGCGCCAACCCGGTCGGCGGCCAGCTCGCCGCGATCAAGACCTGCGGGGGACGGATCGACGACATGCTTGTAAAAGCTCCTGTCGCCATTAAAATGGCGCTGGGGGAGAATCCGAAATCCGTGTATCACGGCAAAAATCTTGCCCCCTCCACAAGGATGGCGACAGCCGCCCTGATTCGCGAGGAGCTTTTCAAGGCGCAGCGGTATCAGAAGGATCTGGAGCGCTCGGAGACCGACGAGGACTTTGACGCGCCCGAGTTCGATATGAAGTCCGAGGCGCTGCTTCCCGCCCTCAGGGGCGAAATAGAGGTGCATTTCCACGCGCACCGCGCCGACGATATTTTTACCGCCATCCGCATTGCCAAAGAATTTCACCTGAATTACGTGATTGTCCACGGCACGGAGGGGCACCTGATTGCGGACGCGCTGGCAAAGGACGGCGTACGGGTGCTGGCCGGTCCCTTCCTTTGCGACCGCTCCAAGCCGGAGCTGAAAAATTTAACGCCGCAAAACCCGGGAATTCTCGCAAATGCGGGCATCCTTACCGCGATTATCAGCGATCATCCCGTCGTCCCGCTGCAGTATCTTCCGACCTGTGCGGCGCTTGCCGTGCGCGAGGGAATGCGCTATGAGGACGCTTTGAAGGCGATTACCATCAACCCGGCGAAAATCTGCGGAATCGACGGCAGGGTGGGTTCGATTGAACCCGGAAAAGACGCGGATATGGTCGTCTTTGACGGGAATCCGCTCGAAATGACCTCCAAACCGAAATATGTGATTGCCAACGGAAAAATCATTCAATGA
- a CDS encoding S1 RNA-binding domain-containing protein: MQLEVGTILEGKVTGITKFGAFVELPGGKTGMVHISEVAPTFVKEIRDFVTENQMVKVKVMSISEDGKVSLSMKKAIPPAPRSNAPAPRVSRPGNYEWQGRKSEATSFEDMMSKFKQTSDEKMSDLKRCVESKRGGFSKHGGSGQSK, encoded by the coding sequence ATGCAGCTTGAGGTAGGAACGATCCTGGAAGGAAAAGTTACGGGCATTACAAAATTCGGCGCTTTTGTAGAATTGCCGGGCGGCAAAACCGGTATGGTGCATATTTCGGAAGTCGCACCCACCTTTGTTAAGGAAATACGCGACTTTGTGACTGAGAACCAAATGGTGAAGGTCAAGGTAATGAGCATCAGCGAGGACGGGAAAGTCAGCCTTTCCATGAAAAAGGCCATTCCGCCCGCACCGCGGAGCAATGCTCCCGCCCCCCGCGTATCCAGACCGGGAAACTACGAGTGGCAGGGCAGAAAAAGCGAAGCGACAAGCTTTGAGGATATGATGTCCAAGTTCAAGCAGACAAGTGATGAAAAGATGTCGGATCTGAAAAGATGTGTAGAGTCAAAGCGCGGTGGCTTTTCCAAACATGGCGGTTCCGGCCAGTCGAAATAA
- a CDS encoding FtsB family cell division protein gives MKVIKKKKQKGSFLLRTAIFAFAIYTIVALVNQQVQISQKRQELAAVKQKIVIQQVENEDIKHALGTGANGNSDYIERVARESLNFAKPGERVFVNIAGN, from the coding sequence ATGAAGGTTATCAAGAAAAAAAAGCAAAAGGGCAGTTTTTTGCTGCGTACGGCTATCTTTGCTTTTGCAATCTATACGATTGTTGCGCTTGTTAATCAACAGGTTCAGATCAGCCAGAAACGCCAGGAACTTGCGGCCGTTAAGCAGAAGATCGTTATCCAGCAGGTAGAAAACGAGGACATAAAACATGCCCTGGGTACAGGCGCAAACGGGAACAGCGATTATATTGAACGCGTTGCGCGTGAAAGCCTGAACTTTGCCAAGCCGGGAGAACGTGTTTTTGTTAATATTGCGGGGAATTAA
- the yabQ gene encoding spore cortex biosynthesis protein YabQ produces the protein MNLSLTAQLQGFVIAIAAGVFLGAYYDIFRIFRTVFQSERRAVFFQDLFYMVTAAFVTFLLALGVNYGEVRFYILAGEGIGWCLYYLTVGTVTYRVFRFIAGIVRKFVIVPVKKLLAKISHLLLSVLKKIGKNTKIVASNLKKRLKHHREIVYNHFKAKPEGKKKKKRKKTAKLRRRR, from the coding sequence TTGAATTTATCTCTCACTGCCCAGCTTCAGGGGTTTGTCATTGCCATTGCTGCCGGTGTATTCCTGGGCGCGTATTATGATATTTTCCGCATCTTTCGCACCGTATTTCAATCGGAACGCCGCGCCGTGTTTTTTCAGGATCTGTTCTATATGGTTACGGCGGCGTTTGTTACCTTCCTGCTTGCCCTGGGTGTCAATTACGGAGAAGTAAGGTTTTATATTCTGGCGGGGGAAGGAATCGGCTGGTGCCTGTATTATTTGACGGTAGGTACGGTAACCTACCGTGTGTTTCGTTTTATAGCGGGAATCGTCCGAAAATTCGTCATTGTTCCTGTTAAGAAATTACTTGCTAAAATATCTCATTTGCTTCTCTCTGTTCTGAAGAAAATTGGTAAGAATACAAAAATAGTCGCATCAAATCTGAAAAAACGCTTGAAACATCACCGTGAAATAGTGTATAATCATTTCAAAGCAAAGCCTGAGGGAAAAAAGAAAAAGAAGCGGAAAAAGACAGCAAAGCTTAGGAGGCGCCGCTGA
- the yabP gene encoding sporulation protein YabP, producing the protein MAEEKKSVKVPHSLILENRRALTATGVSNVDSFDEQTIVAYTDLGQLIIKGTKLQINKLNIETGELTLTGDISAMSYVENQLSGGFFSRLFK; encoded by the coding sequence ATGGCTGAAGAAAAAAAGTCTGTGAAGGTACCGCACAGCCTGATCCTTGAAAACCGTCGCGCATTGACCGCCACCGGCGTTTCCAATGTTGACAGCTTTGACGAACAGACCATTGTCGCCTACACCGACCTGGGCCAGCTGATTATTAAGGGGACAAAGCTGCAGATTAATAAATTGAATATTGAAACCGGCGAACTGACCTTGACCGGCGATATCAGCGCCATGTCCTATGTTGAAAATCAGCTTTCAGGCGGCTTTTTCTCGAGGCTGTTTAAATAG
- a CDS encoding RNA-binding S4 domain-containing protein, translating to MRLDKYLKISRIIKRRTIANEACDAGRVLVNGKPARASYDVKVDDILELQLGSRGVKAQVLSVNEYAKKEEAAEMYRVLSDGPANL from the coding sequence ATGCGATTGGATAAATATCTGAAAATATCCCGTATCATTAAGCGCCGCACCATCGCGAACGAAGCCTGCGACGCCGGGCGGGTGCTTGTGAACGGAAAACCGGCCAGAGCCTCCTACGACGTGAAGGTAGACGATATTCTGGAGCTGCAGCTCGGTTCGCGCGGCGTAAAGGCGCAGGTGCTCAGCGTAAACGAATACGCGAAAAAGGAAGAGGCCGCGGAAATGTACCGCGTTCTGTCGGACGGACCCGCGAACCTTTAA
- a CDS encoding HU family DNA-binding protein, with amino-acid sequence MNKTELIAAVAEKAGMSKKDADNAVNAMIDTIVKAVSEDEKVQIVGFGTFEVRSRSERQGRDPRTNSPITIPASKVPAFKAGKAFKDATAK; translated from the coding sequence ATGAACAAAACAGAATTAATTGCTGCTGTTGCTGAAAAGGCAGGTATGTCCAAAAAAGATGCCGATAATGCTGTCAATGCAATGATTGACACAATCGTTAAAGCTGTTTCCGAAGATGAAAAAGTCCAGATTGTTGGTTTTGGTACATTTGAAGTACGCAGCCGCAGTGAGAGACAGGGCCGTGACCCGAGAACAAATTCTCCCATCACCATTCCCGCTTCCAAAGTTCCTGCTTTCAAGGCAGGCAAAGCATTTAAGGACGCTACAGCTAAATAA
- the mazG gene encoding nucleoside triphosphate pyrophosphohydrolase, with the protein MDFQFKEKYSMQDLLEIMAILRSPEGCPWDREQTHQSIRNCFIEETYEAVEAIDNEDTELLKEELGDVLLQVLFHSQLEKESGRFDFSDVVDGIAQKMIIRHPHVFGSTVINSSDEVLVNWDAIKKETKKQATQTEVLQSVSKALPALMRSAKVQHKAAKVGFDWPDISGALDKVAEETCELKEAIDNGSWEDRMEELGDLLFSVVNVSRFLKVEPEQALSFSCDKFISRFQKMEQLAKERGADMASLSLEQLDSLWNEAKTN; encoded by the coding sequence TTGGATTTTCAGTTCAAGGAAAAATACAGCATGCAGGATTTGCTGGAAATCATGGCGATTCTCCGTTCTCCGGAGGGCTGTCCATGGGACAGGGAACAGACACATCAAAGTATCAGGAATTGTTTTATTGAGGAGACTTATGAAGCTGTTGAGGCAATTGACAATGAGGATACGGAGCTTTTAAAGGAAGAACTGGGCGACGTCCTTCTTCAGGTGCTGTTTCATTCTCAGCTTGAAAAGGAAAGCGGCCGTTTTGACTTTTCTGATGTGGTGGACGGGATTGCCCAAAAGATGATTATTCGCCATCCCCATGTTTTTGGCAGCACGGTCATCAACAGTTCCGACGAGGTTCTTGTCAACTGGGACGCGATCAAAAAGGAAACCAAAAAACAGGCAACCCAGACGGAAGTTCTGCAAAGCGTTTCAAAAGCCTTGCCCGCTTTGATGCGAAGCGCCAAGGTGCAGCATAAGGCCGCAAAGGTCGGGTTTGACTGGCCCGATATTTCCGGCGCGCTTGATAAGGTTGCGGAAGAAACCTGTGAATTAAAGGAAGCGATAGACAATGGAAGCTGGGAAGACCGCATGGAAGAGTTGGGCGACCTTTTATTCTCTGTCGTGAATGTTTCGCGGTTTTTAAAAGTGGAGCCTGAGCAGGCCTTAAGCTTTTCCTGTGATAAATTCATCTCGCGCTTTCAGAAAATGGAACAGCTTGCAAAGGAACGCGGGGCCGATATGGCTTCTTTGTCGCTGGAACAGCTTGATTCTCTTTGGAATGAAGCTAAGACAAATTAA
- a CDS encoding putative polysaccharide biosynthesis protein translates to MENKRTAAVGKQSFLHGALILMVAIALVKIIGALFKIPLAWILTPVGNGYFGNAYSLYFPIFSLATAGFPIAISRLVSENSARGRYRDIRQIHTVSIKIFLFLGIVAFSIMFFGAKPYVSYAVGNNPQNALPAIYALAPAILFNSLMAIYRGYYEGLRNMYPTAISEIVEALCKLIFGLAIASMIIQSGLKEFAASGTVYGVKMASAEYAKIATLPYAAAGAIFGVTIGSVFGFLYLFLYHKRHGDGITKEMLRASPRPLPMKHTTVRLIKTAIPIALGSLAVNLSTFIDSTFLQKRINDIMSEHSQVLIGMYANVMPDSVVKLNNVPTFLFGCFSNASTLFMLVPAITQAFGVSALPNVTEAWTGGNPKKIKRSIESVLRIVAMLTIPAGLGLSVLSTPIATLLYGSQNAPTVIGRILVLLGLGAIFAAMSTPINSMLQAVGRVDLPVKLLAVGLAIKLVLNYTLVGIPEINVMGAGTGTLVCYIFIMVFALFFLCREARITINFVSIFLKPLLASVICVSAAFFIQKAGAMLGLGKIATLLAIAAAGVIYVICMLWFKALNTNDVLMLPKGQKIVKILEKHNWIR, encoded by the coding sequence ATGGAAAACAAAAGGACCGCGGCCGTTGGCAAACAGAGCTTTTTACACGGCGCTTTAATCCTGATGGTAGCGATTGCTCTGGTAAAGATTATCGGAGCACTGTTTAAAATTCCGCTCGCCTGGATACTGACGCCCGTTGGAAACGGCTATTTTGGAAATGCGTATTCTCTGTATTTCCCGATTTTCAGCCTTGCCACGGCGGGTTTCCCAATCGCCATCTCCCGGCTTGTGTCGGAAAACTCCGCCCGAGGCCGGTACCGTGACATCCGACAGATCCATACAGTTTCCATAAAGATTTTCCTGTTTCTCGGCATTGTCGCTTTTTCCATTATGTTTTTCGGGGCAAAGCCCTATGTTTCCTACGCGGTCGGAAACAACCCGCAAAACGCTCTTCCCGCGATTTACGCCCTTGCTCCGGCGATCCTCTTCAACAGCCTGATGGCGATCTACCGGGGATACTATGAGGGCCTTCGCAACATGTATCCCACCGCGATCTCCGAAATCGTGGAAGCGCTTTGCAAGCTGATTTTCGGCCTTGCCATTGCGTCGATGATTATTCAGTCCGGATTGAAGGAATTCGCGGCGAGCGGCACGGTTTACGGCGTGAAAATGGCTTCGGCGGAATACGCGAAGATCGCCACGCTCCCTTACGCGGCCGCGGGGGCGATTTTCGGCGTTACCATCGGTTCCGTTTTCGGTTTTCTCTATCTTTTTCTTTACCATAAAAGGCACGGCGACGGGATCACAAAGGAGATGCTTCGCGCGTCCCCCCGTCCGCTGCCCATGAAACATACGACCGTCCGCCTGATTAAAACGGCCATTCCGATTGCGCTGGGTTCGCTTGCGGTCAATCTTTCCACTTTTATCGACAGCACGTTCCTGCAGAAGCGCATCAACGATATCATGTCGGAGCATTCCCAGGTGCTGATCGGCATGTACGCGAACGTGATGCCCGACTCCGTCGTCAAGCTCAACAATGTACCTACTTTTCTGTTTGGCTGCTTTTCCAACGCATCAACCCTGTTTATGTTGGTGCCCGCTATTACGCAGGCGTTCGGCGTCAGCGCTCTTCCGAACGTCACGGAAGCCTGGACGGGCGGAAATCCTAAAAAAATTAAGCGAAGCATTGAATCGGTTCTTCGAATTGTGGCAATGCTAACCATACCGGCGGGATTGGGGCTTTCCGTACTCTCCACGCCGATCGCGACCTTGCTGTACGGTTCTCAGAACGCACCCACGGTTATCGGCAGAATTCTGGTCCTGCTGGGTCTTGGCGCGATTTTCGCGGCGATGAGCACGCCGATCAACAGCATGCTTCAGGCGGTGGGCCGGGTGGATCTTCCCGTAAAGCTGTTGGCTGTCGGCCTGGCGATTAAGCTTGTTTTAAACTACACGCTGGTCGGAATTCCCGAAATCAACGTGATGGGCGCGGGGACCGGGACTCTGGTGTGCTATATTTTCATTATGGTTTTCGCCCTGTTCTTCCTTTGCCGGGAAGCAAGGATCACGATCAACTTTGTGAGCATATTCCTGAAGCCGCTGCTGGCTTCCGTCATCTGCGTATCGGCCGCGTTTTTTATTCAGAAGGCGGGCGCGATGCTCGGACTGGGAAAGATTGCGACCCTGCTGGCCATCGCCGCCGCGGGCGTGATTTATGTGATCTGCATGCTGTGGTTTAAGGCTCTGAATACGAACGATGTGCTTATGCTTCCAAAAGGACAAAAAATTGTGAAAATACTTGAAAAACATAATTGGATAAGGTAA
- a CDS encoding zinc ribbon domain-containing protein, whose product MGLFEDVVVNAKSAVNVVGKKAGQFVDISKLRINAADLNNEISKHFESLGRTVYEAKKTDNDSSDLVSECITAIDDLYEQLDAVNEQLVAMRARMVCKNCGEENPQNADYCSKCGHKLSDD is encoded by the coding sequence ATGGGACTGTTTGAAGATGTCGTTGTCAACGCGAAGTCCGCGGTGAATGTTGTCGGGAAAAAAGCGGGTCAGTTTGTCGATATCTCTAAGCTTAGAATAAACGCTGCCGATCTGAACAATGAAATTTCAAAGCACTTTGAATCGCTTGGCAGGACGGTTTATGAAGCCAAAAAGACCGATAACGACTCGTCTGACCTTGTCAGTGAATGCATTACCGCAATAGATGATTTATATGAGCAGCTTGACGCTGTCAATGAGCAGCTGGTCGCCATGCGCGCCAGAATGGTTTGCAAGAACTGCGGTGAGGAAAATCCGCAGAACGCGGATTACTGCAGTAAATGCGGCCATAAGCTTTCGGATGACTGA
- a CDS encoding uridine kinase family protein, producing MSNFVEYQNELSKINAAASTQPEAFVMRTEEAYHQSIRNIARSIAGQKRNCRLIMLSGPSSSGKTTTSNLLKNAFQSVGIGSTIISLDDFYRGERQAPVLENGQHDYESVDALDVPDIERCLLSLIENRHCTMPVFNFEIHMPYPHRRQVSLREHDIAIVEGIHALNPVFIDKLPQEGVCKIYISVKQGIHEGSKQLFDANEMRLVRRIVRDYNFRGAKPVRTLEMWPTVMDGERKYIKPYRSDADYTINSLHTYETCVLANQAVPLLKTVPADCGQYPLTEKLVESLEKFTPINSEFVPRDSIIREFIGGGIY from the coding sequence ATGAGCAATTTTGTGGAGTATCAGAACGAGCTCAGTAAGATCAACGCCGCGGCGTCCACGCAGCCGGAAGCTTTTGTTATGCGGACGGAAGAGGCCTATCACCAGAGCATCCGAAATATAGCCAGAAGCATTGCCGGGCAAAAACGGAACTGCCGGCTGATTATGCTTTCCGGCCCGTCCAGCAGCGGAAAAACAACCACCTCAAATCTTTTGAAAAACGCGTTTCAGTCGGTCGGAATCGGCTCCACCATCATCTCTCTGGATGATTTCTACCGCGGGGAGCGGCAGGCTCCGGTGCTTGAAAACGGGCAGCACGATTATGAATCCGTGGACGCGCTGGATGTTCCCGACATTGAAAGATGCCTTCTTTCCCTGATCGAGAACCGTCACTGCACGATGCCGGTTTTCAATTTTGAAATCCATATGCCGTATCCGCACAGGCGCCAGGTGTCTCTGCGGGAGCACGACATTGCCATTGTGGAAGGAATCCACGCGCTGAATCCGGTTTTTATCGACAAGCTGCCCCAGGAGGGCGTATGCAAAATCTATATCAGTGTGAAGCAGGGAATTCACGAAGGAAGCAAGCAGTTGTTTGACGCGAATGAAATGAGGCTGGTGCGAAGGATCGTAAGGGATTACAATTTCCGGGGCGCTAAGCCGGTGCGGACGTTGGAAATGTGGCCGACGGTGATGGATGGGGAGAGGAAATACATTAAACCCTACCGCAGCGACGCCGATTATACCATCAATTCGCTGCACACCTATGAAACCTGTGTGCTGGCCAATCAGGCCGTCCCCCTTCTGAAGACCGTTCCCGCCGATTGCGGGCAGTACCCTTTGACGGAAAAACTCGTCGAAAGCCTTGAGAAGTTTACTCCGATCAACAGCGAATTCGTGCCCCGGGATTCCATTATCCGCGAGTTCATCGGCGGCGGGATCTATTGA
- the hemZ gene encoding coproporphyrinogen dehydrogenase HemZ → MILMIDGHSFHYEMENLCRVFFPYQKIKVVSELPADEQDDWLVYTGLKALPEGLRISVRVKLGSYEGEDSDTLALSGDVQQKDSERRMAVMLFRLLTQYCGFTPKWGILTGVRPVKLLRRLIAEKGEQEGLDYFRNELLVSGAKTELSLLTMRGEEKILAQSRPESFSLYVSIPFCPTRCSYCSFVSSSVEKTAKLIPQYLTLLCEEIRHTAKVASGLKLRLESVYIGGGTPTTLSAQQMEVLLAAIRDSFDLSACREFTVEAGRPDTIAGDKLDAMKRRGVTRISINPQTLNDEVLKAIGRRHTTAQTLSAFALAREHGFGNINMDLITGLPQDTVESFMSTLDEVIRLAPESVTVHTLALKRSARIFQEGSEPFVSGAQASEMLDYADSRLLSHGYLPYYLYRQSRMVGNLENTGWARPGFESPYNVVIMEESQTILACGAGAASKIKDPYSGGLTRIFNFKYPYEYINRFEEMIIRKDQVKTVYEQFCGVSERAQ, encoded by the coding sequence ATGATCCTGATGATCGACGGACACTCGTTCCATTACGAAATGGAAAATCTCTGCCGCGTCTTTTTTCCTTATCAAAAAATCAAAGTGGTTTCCGAATTGCCCGCTGATGAGCAGGACGACTGGCTCGTTTATACCGGGCTGAAGGCCTTGCCGGAAGGATTGCGGATTTCCGTGCGCGTGAAGCTCGGTTCCTACGAGGGCGAAGACTCGGATACGCTTGCTTTATCGGGAGATGTCCAGCAGAAGGACAGCGAGCGCCGTATGGCGGTTATGCTGTTCCGCCTTCTGACACAATACTGCGGCTTTACCCCGAAGTGGGGAATCCTGACGGGAGTCAGGCCGGTAAAGCTGCTGCGCCGCCTGATTGCCGAAAAAGGGGAACAGGAAGGGCTGGATTATTTTCGGAACGAGCTTCTTGTTTCCGGCGCTAAAACGGAATTAAGCCTTTTGACCATGCGCGGCGAAGAAAAGATTCTGGCACAGTCCAGACCGGAATCCTTCAGCCTGTATGTTTCCATCCCTTTCTGCCCGACGCGCTGCTCTTACTGCTCCTTCGTTTCGTCGTCGGTGGAAAAGACGGCAAAGCTGATTCCGCAGTACCTGACTCTCCTTTGCGAAGAAATCCGTCATACCGCGAAAGTAGCCTCCGGCCTGAAGCTGCGGCTGGAGTCCGTTTACATCGGCGGAGGAACGCCCACGACCCTGTCCGCGCAGCAGATGGAGGTCCTTCTGGCCGCCATCCGCGACAGCTTTGACCTCTCTGCCTGCCGTGAGTTTACTGTGGAAGCGGGCAGGCCGGACACCATTGCCGGCGATAAGCTGGACGCGATGAAAAGGCGCGGGGTTACGCGCATCAGCATCAATCCACAGACGCTGAACGACGAAGTGCTCAAAGCAATCGGCCGCCGCCATACGACCGCGCAGACCCTTTCGGCTTTCGCGCTGGCGCGTGAACACGGCTTCGGCAATATCAATATGGATCTGATTACGGGACTGCCGCAGGACACGGTGGAGAGCTTTATGTCCACTTTGGATGAAGTGATCCGCCTTGCCCCGGAAAGCGTTACGGTCCACACGCTTGCCCTGAAGCGTTCGGCCAGGATTTTTCAGGAGGGAAGCGAGCCTTTTGTAAGCGGCGCACAGGCGTCGGAAATGCTGGATTACGCCGACAGCCGGCTGCTTTCGCACGGGTATTTGCCGTATTATCTTTACCGGCAGAGCCGGATGGTGGGCAATCTGGAAAATACCGGATGGGCGAGGCCCGGCTTTGAAAGCCCGTACAATGTTGTGATTATGGAGGAATCCCAGACGATTCTCGCCTGCGGCGCGGGCGCCGCGAGCAAAATCAAAGACCCGTACTCGGGCGGACTTACCCGCATTTTTAACTTTAAATATCCCTATGAATATATCAATCGCTTTGAGGAAATGATTATTAGAAAAGATCAGGTGAAAACTGTTTATGAGCAATTTTGTGGAGTATCAGAACGAGCTCAGTAA
- a CDS encoding MBL fold metallo-hydrolase gives MKVNRITGGPLPTNCYILTDDETGLSAVIDPGFEDPRLTKAVLAAGKENIKAILLTHGHFDHIMGVSSLKRLTGAKIYIYSDDMLFTADNSLNLSTMVTPLGAEPFTADVSLNDGDRIELGSLKIRVMHTPGHTIGSCCYLVGDAIFSGDTLMKCSCGRTDFPTGSYPQMMDSLKKLENLEGDYHVYPGHEWETTLEYERKNNPYMGNGVL, from the coding sequence ATGAAAGTAAATAGAATCACCGGCGGGCCGCTGCCCACCAACTGCTATATTCTGACAGATGACGAAACCGGCCTGTCGGCGGTAATCGATCCGGGTTTTGAGGACCCGAGACTGACAAAGGCGGTTCTTGCCGCGGGCAAGGAGAATATCAAAGCCATTTTGTTAACTCACGGGCATTTTGATCATATTATGGGGGTAAGTTCTTTAAAACGGCTGACGGGCGCCAAAATCTATATCTATTCCGACGATATGCTGTTTACCGCTGACAATTCCCTGAATTTGTCCACCATGGTCACCCCGCTGGGAGCGGAGCCTTTTACGGCGGATGTCTCGCTGAACGACGGCGATAGGATAGAGCTTGGCAGCCTGAAAATCCGTGTGATGCATACGCCCGGACATACGATCGGCAGCTGCTGCTATCTTGTGGGAGACGCTATTTTTTCAGGCGATACGCTGATGAAATGCAGCTGCGGCAGGACGGACTTCCCGACCGGGAGCTACCCGCAGATGATGGATTCCCTGAAAAAGCTTGAGAATCTCGAGGGAGACTATCATGTTTACCCGGGGCACGAATGGGAAACGACGCTGGAATACGAAAGAAAAAACAATCCGTATATGGGGAACGGCGTCTTATGA